One Artemia franciscana chromosome 7, ASM3288406v1, whole genome shotgun sequence DNA segment encodes these proteins:
- the LOC136029519 gene encoding cytochrome c oxidase assembly protein COX20, mitochondrial-like, which translates to MSTDAEISSITKPTILGREIGSVPCLKRSLLDGIIGGLTIGMGYFLYTSNGYKSSRLAMGSYAVITLASWFNCRMKWAEKEKELMQFKDAMTIRKSADKNSIGTREV; encoded by the exons atgTCAACCGATGCTGAAATTTCTTCCATTACGaag CCAACAATACTTGGACGAGAAATAGGTTCTGTGCCTTGCCTGAAGAGGTCACTCCTAGATGGAATCATTGGAGGTCTCACGATCGGCATGGGTTATTTTTTGTATACCAGTAATGGCTACAAAAGCAGTCGTCTAGCAATGGGATCTTACGCTGTCATCACTCTAGCTAGCTG GTTTAACTGTCGAATGAAGTGGGCCGAAAAGGAAAAAGAGCTAATGCAATTTAAAGATGCTATGACCATCAGAAAGTCGGCAGATAAAAACAGTATTGGTACAAGAGAAGTGTAA